The Pleuronectes platessa chromosome 11, fPlePla1.1, whole genome shotgun sequence DNA segment CATGGATCCAGTCAGAATCCTTACAGGCTGCTCACAGTGATCCTGGCAGTGATGGCTGTCATTCTTCTGGCCATTAACATTGGCCTGGGAGTCTATTGTAAGTCACCTCTCATCGACTTTGTTTTATATACAACTGAATGCTGATCTTGTTCAGTGTCTTCTTAGAGTTGATGGCCTGAATAAAACCTGGTTACTTATGACTTGTTTGAAGCTTGAACTTCAAATACAGACATCAAGCATGAAGAGATGAGAATGAagtttgatgatttaaaaaaaatgcgtGATCACCTTTTTCATTTATACTGCACAGCAGGCCAGTATAAGTGTTAAGAGGATGATTACAATTCTTTTCAACTGAAACCGCTGTAACGTTATGTCCTCACCACCTCCAGACAACCAACTCACTGGTGGGCAGCAAACAATAAAAGACATCCACAGTGAGGTGGCCAAACTGCAGGCGGGTTACAATGCTGCGATCCAAGATAAGATCGATGCCAAGAAGCAGCTGGACAGAGAACTGGGTGAGCAGAAGCGACTCCAGTGGGACCTTGAACATCACACGAAAAGATCCAAAGACTACGAGAATCAGATTCACAGAATTGAAGATGAAATCTCAGAGTTGAAATCCCTCATACCACTACTCAGTGAGAgcttttctgtatttatttatcagttTATCAAATCCCTGATGATTTGCAACTTACATAACACACCATGTTGTCAATTTCAGGCATGGGTTGCAGACACTGTCAACCGGGATGGATGTTCCTGCACCTTAGGTGTTACTACTTTCCATTCTATGACCTCCCTAGACAAAGACGTTGGAAAGAAGCCAGACAGTTCTGCCAGAAGTTGGGAGGCGACTTGGCAGTGATAGACACCCCAGAAAAAACCGTAAGATTCAACATTTAGTCGGACGAAATCTGCATTTCCATGTttgcaataaaaaaatttactttatattttcttttttgggaaGTAAAACAGCACTGTGTTGCATGGgtcttaacaaaataaaataatgtgtgcGTATGTATATGTATCACCGGTGTTTTCAGGTGTCTATAACTGAATTGATAAAAAGTCATCATGATCCCGAGAGATCAATATACCAGGGTGCCTACTGGATCGGACTGAGCGATGTGGATCAGGAAACGATTTGGAAATGGCCGGATGGAAGAATACTGACTGAGTCGTAAGAGTTGAATATTGTCATTTTCAGTGTTAGAAATGGTTGTGAGATCACATTTCCATATTTATTcaacttaaaatgaataaatgtttaataatgTCTTGGAATACAAAGTGAGCAGATATTACGGCTCAATAACCCATCATTTATTTCAGATACTGGAACGACGGCGAGCCCAACAATGATAACGATGAGGATTGTGGAGCTACGTATCCCAGGAACAACCCCTTTAAGGCCTGGAACGATGCTCCATGCAATATGCACATGAAATGGATTTGTGAAATGGAACCACATGACATAAGTTAATGTAActttttttcaaagtttaaTTCAAGTGTAATTGTTTGAAAGAACAACTAACTGCACCTTAAAGACCTTCAAACATTTTCCAAATTGTTCCTTTTATTATCGCATCAATATTTTGTTGAGAATACAAAATAGCAAGAAAGGTTTTGAAATACACACCTGAGTTAAGAAATGAACTATAAAATGTAAGATACTTATTTTActgtaataaataaaatctttaccttgtctatgtacatgtgtgttaccACTATACACATCTGGGCACAAGTTTAAAAGTTTATCAGGACAATATCCTCCCACATGTCATATGATGTTTGatattattaaatatagttCTTGCAGAGCTCGTGGAGAGTTATCTAACAGTAAGTTGTTAAATTAATGTTGAAATGCCACAGACATGATAAAAACCACATAGGCTAAATCCAaactaatatttttttgttttaatttacacTCCACAGCAGCATTTAAGCTCCGTATCAGTAATAATCTCCAATCATACTAACACACCTAAAACACACGCTAGTGACCATTTATCGATAAGACAGGATTTCTTTTCTCGGACTGATGAGGATGAGTTGGAACTGTTACTGAACGTGAGTGTTTTGTAATGTTTGGTCTTCAACCCTGGTAGTTGAGTTGCGTCATCATTTCTAAATGTCTACATTTTTTCCCGTCTTTACTGCAACGCGggagttttcaaagtgaaacataGCCAGCATTGTttcaaacttctctgttttagGGGCCTTAAAAACCTTTGTAGCGGTATGGATGTAAGACGTAAATGTAGTAATGTGGAAGTAGCCTTGGTATTAACTGGACTGAATGGAGGTCAAGAGTTCTTTAAATGTCTGTGATCGTTCCTCTTCACACTCTTCACATCCCCCACAAGGACTTCCTGAGATGTAGAGAACTACCACTGACCAGGACGTCTGTACGTATGAACAGATTGTGGATCAAACGATCAAACGTGACAAAAATGCCCCACTGTTTCCAACGGGAACTACACTCTAGCATAGGTAAAACTTACAAACTGGCAATTTGGTCTGTATGTaccatttaataaataaacaaaagctaATGCTCATTTGTTGACTTCCATGTTATAGCTTGGTGTGTGTGAAGCACAGTGTCTCTGATCTCACACCTCTCTGCCAAAGCCTGCCGTCCGCCGGCTGACGCTCACACCACCGCAAAGTGCTGCCGAAGTTGCTTGAGAAGCTGCTGAGTGTCAACGTGCTCAGGAAAAGCATCCTCAGACTTTTGAGCTGCGGTGTAGCTGCTCTGAAGGTCTCCaatctgcacacagacaaaaaacatCACTTCATCATGATGTTTACTGTCTCTCTAAGCCCTGCACAGTGTAGATAGAGAGATAAATAGACCTAAATACCTTTTCAGAGAGAATGGAGAGATTGAAGTGTGGCTCGTACATGTGAGGGGCCAGGGATGCAGCTGTCTGTAGGAAGGCTTTAGACTGGATTGAAGAtaggaatatttttttaaatgtttaccctcacaaCAATGACAATTTAAATTAAAGGAGTATTTTTAAAGTCATTTCATTTTATGGGTAGGACATGACACCCTGCTAACATTTCTCCTTGCAGTTTGTGTCTGCAGATCTCGCCCCACCGCCTCAGTACCAGATGACTATATTTACAACCCCTTGATAGACGCCACCTATCTGGCTTGAACTTGTACTGTATAATACTGTACATCTCATAATATCTTGTCTCATATTATGATGTTAATACCACACAGATTTATCACCCAGCTCTTTTAAGcattttaaaaataatcaatagcGTATATGAGAAATATCTTCTGGTAAACAGAGTACATTAATGCTGATTATTTAATGGCCCTCTCATAATGGCAGACACCACATTAGAGTGCTTAAATGTCTAAAGCAACATGATCTCATACCTCATATTTCAACAGAGGAATAAAAGCTGTGTATGACTAAAAGCTATGACGTCACCTGCTCAATACGACCTTTGCGTAACTCCAGCACAGCCAAGTTGTTGTAGGCCTCAGCGTGGTCATTGTTAAAAGCCAGAGACAGCTTAAAACACTGGTAGGCCAGTGTCAAGTCCCCTAtgccctgtaaaaaaaaagattacaaACCCTTTTTATTAGATTCTACCTAAATGTTGGGAGATTGTTTTGATAATAAGAAAGTCATGGATCGTGATGAAAAAACATTCAAGCATATCTAGGGGACTtttatctatgagtgtgtgcaatttggtgcggtTTCAAAAAAGAACCTGAATCTACCAGATTTGAACGTGTTTCCATAGTGGGTAGGCTTTTTCACGATCAATGTGTAGCTGAGATCATGTGGACTCAGTAGGGAATCAAACAGTTTACATGTTTCTTCAATAGTTTTAGAACTATGTCCAATCACTCTTGGATTCCTGTGCGAAAATGTATGGGGTCTATCAggctttggcagaggtatgctcTCTACTGAGTTCCATTCTAGTATTAACTGTGAGCATGGCCCCTGCACTCACTATGCATTCTgggatatttttgtatttggttTTGCTAACTCACCACGGCCACATGGCCTATGTTGTACCAAACATCAGCCTGCTCCTCATCATTGTCCACCAGGGCCAGAGCCCTCTCGAAGGACGACAGAGTCATATCGTACTGCTGCGCGTAGAAGCAGCACAGGCCCAGGTTGTTGTACAGCTGGCAGTTATACACCCCCATCTGGAGCAGCCGCCTAACAGAGGGACGCATAGTGCATCACAGGTGGGATGCAGCTCCTTATTACCTATAATGTAACATCACATTGCACACATTATACATGACAGTTACACTGACCTGTAGAACCGCAGGGCGACCTCTGGCTGATCAGTATAGAAGTGATTGCTGCCTATACACGCTATAGCCTCCACGTGAGTGTTGTCCTGCTTCAGCACGTCTTTGTAGTACTCTGTGGCTGATGAAATGTTGTTCATCTCCTGTAAGAATATCACGTTTTACttattcatttctttctttgggCAGTTGTGTCTTGACGGGGGAGCTAGTGGAGGGCATTGTAGTGACCGTGGTGACATGCTGTACCTCATGAATCCGAGCGATCCCTGTTAAAAGGGTGACCTCACCGGGGAAGTGGTCGAGGCCTTGCTTGAAAAGATTGAGTGCTGTTATTGGTTGATCAAGACGCTGGTAAACCTGAGAGAAAATATACACACGCACAAGGTTTTCCTCTACATTCATCAACGCTCAGTTAAGGAGGAATATTTTTCTCATGCAACAACATGCGAAGTATGGCTCCGATATCTCCAACACTACCTTTGCCAGATAGAGAAATGTGTCCACCACCTCTTGTTGGTTGAGAGCTGATCGAAACTGTTTTTCTGCTTCTCGATATAAGCCAAGCCTGCGGAGGTCAAAAACATCAAACATGACGAACAATAAGAAGAAGACTTTTACAAATGCTAGAAATGCTGAGCTTAGACTATTTGGATGTTTACTTGCCTGTAGTAACATTTTCCAAGCTGAACTTTCCACCACCAGTCTTTGAACTGAGCATGTTCAGTAGCTTGCGCAGCCAAATCTAAAGCCTGGTGAAGAAATTGTATTTCTTTGTTTGGTGCATGACAATGACATGACAACCAATTGTCTTTGTACTGTGAATTTATGCACCACTTACATTTTTCACATCGTTTTCATGATGGAAGATGTACTCAAACAGTGTCTGAGGAGGGAAATTATGTTTACTTGATATTTGAGAGAATGTGATGATCTTAATTCATTTTTGCATTTTACATTCTCAGTCTTACCCTGGACAAGTTGGGCTTTTGGGAATACTTGGCCAGATTTAGTCTTGACAAGTTAATAAATGGTCCCTCTGGATTGGTCAGCATTGAAGCCTGCCGGGCAACATACCAAGCTCAATTATGATTCAGGTGTTTCTCATGGTCAGAACAATGtataacacaataaataaagttttcaaaATCTACATGAAAATGCCAGTTGTAGGACAGTGGGAATATATTAGTCATGATACATGCACATGCAAAATCCCAGCCCTGTTAACTCACCGTTCCCAGACGGATGAATCTACCAGAAGCACTCGTGACCGGCCGAGCAGTGCTCGCAGTGCGGGGAGTTCTGATGGCCTGCTCCATTGTCCCAGGGCGCCCTGATTGTGTGCTGGGTCTCACGAACCCTGTGATAGGACGCCCGGCTTGTGTCATAGgccttgaattaaaaaaaaggatcatAAAATCTGATCAAGCTTCTTTTAACCTCGTGGTAAATTTCATGGCAAAATTTCAAGCAGCCAGTACCTGACAGCTGCTGTGGGGCCTCCGCCCTGACTTGTTCCCGGTAGCCTCAGTGATGTTCCCGGTCCTAGAAGAAAGGTCGGGCATTATCAAGCTTGCAAATTTAACAATTGAATAAGAATTTGCTCAATAAGAGAAACAGCAGAAGAGTTTAGACCCACGTGCAACTTGAGCTATCGAGCTCTCATCCAGCATCATCTCAGCAATGCCCTCCTGGTCGACCTCAACTTCGTCTATGTATACCATCTCTGTCAGGGCACGAGTTTTCAGGCCCCAGGCagcctgtaacacacacacagacacacacactgttaaatCATGTatagaatagggttagggtgtCACATCTACCAGGATACCATGTCACAGTCAGGACCCATGATGAACTATCTACGGGACAGAGGATGTAAACACAGGACAGAGAGGAACAGTCAGCAGTGAAGTTACCTCTGAGATAAACAAGGAGGAATCCTTTAGACGGCATGCAGTGACAAAAGAGGAAAGTTGAGGACGCATGTGGATACAAGTGAGAggagagaataaaaagaaaataagacaTCAGACCGAAGAAATCAAAGGTAAAGTGCAGCAGcagtaataaatatatatacacatgataTACATGAAGTCAATTCAACATTATCTTAGTTAAATCATGGTTAACCGCAGGGATTAATGGAGATTACGGTCCAGTTGCTACAGGTTGCCAGTGTTAGCAGGCTTTACCTTAGATAATCGCTAGCATGCTAGGCTAACCGGGCTAACGGCAGCACGGTACCTGGTCGTATGGGCTGTCTTGTAATATTTTGGTACAGATGTCCGAGCACTGTTGGAGTTTCCGCCTCCTGGAATAGCTCCAGGCCAGAAACAGCGGGTCCATGGTCACCTCCATGGCGTGGGTCGGAGGAGATGAAGGGTTCGCAGAGAGAGGAGCGAGGCTCGGGAAGCTTCCTCTGTCGCTCGGCAACAGCGGAGGGGGCGGGGCTCCATCTACGTAGTTTCCTGTAAATGaatgaggaaaaaataaacttacgtaaatattgtattttgatgcataataaaaaaaactgtgtgacaGAACATAAAATAATAGCATACCAACATGCAGTAGCATGTCAAAATAACCGTGTAAAAGTGTGtgatactaaataaataaagatatacatttcaaacagaaaagttagaaaaaaaacatagaaagtAGAATGTAGATGATAATATTATGTAATATGTTATGATGTAAAAttctttataaaaatgaatagaaagaacACATCAGGCATATAATAATTGAAATGTATCAGTAATATTGTATGTGTTTACTGACGAAGCACAGTGTattaaaaagaggaaagagatgTGAATCAGACGGCTTGGACGATTAAAATTAACACAGTGAtatctttaatttaaaatgtacacttaaaaataaaacagtaaattAGTAAGTAAGCatgtttctgatgtttttttttcttatttgaataTTAGAATACTGGTCAAGTGATTGGATAATGACTGTGAAATGAGTTTGGTGTAGAACTCTTCTTTGTGTGTAGATAGACACATTTTTCCTGTGGTAGATGTAAGTGACTATCTTTTGCGTTcatatagattatatattattattttaacttcGTCCTTTAAGAAATTAACTTAGCAACatgaagcaaaaaaacaaacaagtaaaaaataaatagatatacAGATGGGTTATGGACAAAGTATAAGTAACCACAAATACAAATGGATAATCATAAAGTAAACATATACAATTaacaaaaaattacaatatatattgaaatcaatatatcaatataaacTCCAGTCTAATGGAATATGCCACTCTTCTAGATAGATGGATCATTTTGCTTCATTGCAAATTTACTCCTCTGCCCACCTACAATCACTGGGTCAGAGACTTATTCTGCTACACCTGAATGTTCTTACACAACCTGTTCTGAAAATATTTTAAGAATCAATCATCTTGTGAGCCTctctttctatttttctctccttccctgtTTTCCTCCCTTCCATATTCTCTGTACCTACAGTGCATTCATGTACTTATGGATCTGAtttgcattattttattttaaacacttgAAATTTcggtttatttatttcttttgttgtttgatatgTTTGTGCATTggttgttgattaaattatgatAAAGCATACAtatatttcattaaataaaaaaaataaaaaaatataatacatataattattGCATTTGGTGCAAAGATGGAAGGGTTTTACTGCTTGTTTATTATAAGAGgttaaaacacaaaatcatCCAACGTTATTGTGGCTTTTTAAGGGCTAAGGTCAGATAGTAAGTTCcataatattgaatattgaattCATATTGAATACCTATTATTTAAATCCCTGGATTTTGGGAAGCtgtttgt contains these protein-coding regions:
- the ttc8 gene encoding tetratricopeptide repeat protein 8, translating into MEVTMDPLFLAWSYSRRRKLQQCSDICTKILQDSPYDQAAWGLKTRALTEMVYIDEVEVDQEGIAEMMLDESSIAQVARPGTSLRLPGTSQGGGPTAAVRPMTQAGRPITGFVRPSTQSGRPGTMEQAIRTPRTASTARPVTSASGRFIRLGTASMLTNPEGPFINLSRLNLAKYSQKPNLSRTLFEYIFHHENDVKNALDLAAQATEHAQFKDWWWKVQLGKCYYRLGLYREAEKQFRSALNQQEVVDTFLYLAKVYQRLDQPITALNLFKQGLDHFPGEVTLLTGIARIHEEMNNISSATEYYKDVLKQDNTHVEAIACIGSNHFYTDQPEVALRFYRRLLQMGVYNCQLYNNLGLCCFYAQQYDMTLSSFERALALVDNDEEQADVWYNIGHVAVGIGDLTLAYQCFKLSLAFNNDHAEAYNNLAVLELRKGRIEQSKAFLQTAASLAPHMYEPHFNLSILSEKIGDLQSSYTAAQKSEDAFPEHVDTQQLLKQLRQHFAVV
- the LOC128450980 gene encoding CD209 antigen gives rise to the protein MADEGSSSSFVATFDKLICEEDSGTDENPLYSSQDKQQVSMSMQRHGSSQNPYRLLTVILAVMAVILLAINIGLGVYYNQLTGGQQTIKDIHSEVAKLQAGYNAAIQDKIDAKKQLDRELGEQKRLQWDLEHHTKRSKDYENQIHRIEDEISELKSLIPLLSMGCRHCQPGWMFLHLRCYYFPFYDLPRQRRWKEARQFCQKLGGDLAVIDTPEKTVSITELIKSHHDPERSIYQGAYWIGLSDVDQETIWKWPDGRILTESYWNDGEPNNDNDEDCGATYPRNNPFKAWNDAPCNMHMKWICEMEPHDIS